A window from Bubalus kerabau isolate K-KA32 ecotype Philippines breed swamp buffalo chromosome 5, PCC_UOA_SB_1v2, whole genome shotgun sequence encodes these proteins:
- the C4BPB gene encoding C4b-binding protein beta chain: MFFWLMCYLVDVWLISASDVGHCPDPLLVTDEFSFLEPVNVNDTFMFKCNEHCIFKGSNWSQCRENHTRVTHSPVCKSRDCGPPETPTHGYFEGRDFKSGSTITYYCKARYRLVGTQHQQCIDGEWTSAPPICELIQEAPKPAELELEKAFLAFQESKELCKAIKKFMQRLKKSDLTMEKVKYSLERKKAKLKAKMLL, encoded by the exons ATGTTTTTTTGGCTTATGTGCTATCTTGTGGATGTGTGGCTGATTTCTGCCTCAGATG TGGGCCACTGTCCTGACCCCTTGCTGGTGACTGATGAGTTCAGTTTCTTGGAGCCTGTGAATGTGAATGACACTTTCATGTTTAAATGCAATGAGCATTGCATCTTTAAGGGCAGCAATTGGAGCCAGTGTCGAGAAAACCACACCCGGGTGACTCACTCTCCTGTCTGCAAAAGCA GAGACTGTGGCCCTCCTGAGACTCCAACTCATGGCTATTTTGAAGGAAGAGATTTCAAGTCTGGATCTACCATCACTTATTACTGTAAAGCAAG GTACCGCCTGGTGGGCACGCAGCACCAACAGTGCATTGATGGGGAGTGGACCAGTGCCCCTCCCATCTGTGAGTTGATCCAAGAAGCTCCCAAACCAGCCGAATTAGAGTTGGAGAAGGCGTTT CTTGCCTTTCAGGAGAGTAAGGAACTTTGCAAAGCCATAAAGAAATTTATGCAAAGGTTAAAGAAAAGTGACTTAACAATGGAGAAAGTAAAATATTCTCTGGAAAGAAAGAAGGCTAAATTGAAGGCAAAAATGTTGCTCTGA